TCCATGCCTTGCTGGCGCCGTTGCACCATGCCGACACCGCCGATCGGGTGGTGGCCGAGCGCGCCCTGAACAAGCGCCTCAATGGCGGCTGCCAGGTGCCGATCGCCTGCTACGCGGTGCTCGAAGGCGAGCAGCTGTGGCTGCGCGGCCTGGTTGGCCAGCCCTCCGGCGGCACCTTGCTGGTGGCCGAGGCCCGGGCGCCGCGTGCCGATGCCGAGCGCCTGGGTGTGCAGGTCGCTGAAGACCTGCTCGGGCAGGGGGCCGAGGCGATCCTCAAGGAAGTCTACGGCGAGGCCGGCCACCCGTGAGCCCCTGGCGCCTGCTGCTGACCCGCCCTGAAGAGGACTGTGCGGCGCTGGCGCAGACCCTGGCCGACGCGGGCATCGCCAGCGCCAGCCTGCCGTTGCTGGTGATCGAGGCGATCGCGCCGGCCCCTGAGCAGTTGCAGCGCCTGCGGGCGATCGCCGAGGCCCACGCCATCATCGTGGTCAGCAAACCGGCGGCCCGCCTGCTGCTGGAGCAACTCGCCCAAGCGGGAGTGACGCCGCCGTTCGCCGGCTGGTTCACGGTGGGCGAGGCAACCGCGCGGATCCTTCAGGAGCGCCGGTTGCAGGTGGCCTTCCCGGCTGTCGGCGACAACAGCGAAGCCTTGCTCGCATTGCCCGCCCTGCGCGAGGCTATCGCCGTGTCGGCACCCCGCGTCCTTATCGTGCGCGGCGTCGGAGGTCGTGAACTGCTGGCCGAGCGTCTTGCCGAGCAAGGTGCTAGTGTCGATTATCTGGAATTGTATCGCCGCTGCCTGCCGCACTACCCTGCCACGACCCTCGCCCAGCGCATCGATGGGGAACGCCTCAATGGCTTGGTGGTCAGCAGTGGGCAGGGTCTGGAACACTTGCAGCGACTGGCGGGTGCGGATTGGCCGCGGTTTTCCCGCTTGCCGCTGTTCGTGCCCAGCCCCCGGGTGGCCGAGCAGGCCCGAGCGCTCGGGGCGAAAGACATTGTGGATTGCCGTGGCGCCAGCGCCGCGGCCTTGCTGGCAGCCGTGCAGCGAACCGCTGCGCCTGCCCCTTAAGGCGCTAAGCTAGAGAGCTATGCGCCACCATGCAAAGGATGGATACGTGAGCGAAACTGTCTTGTCCAACACTGAACAGCCCGCGGCGCCCGAGGCGCCGCAATCCGCCACCGCCAAGCCCGCCCGACGCTCCGGCAACGGCCTGGCGCTGCTGGCCCTGCTGCTGGGCGCCGCCGGCGTCGCGGTCGGCGGCTGGAGCGTCTGGCAGGTCCGTCAGCTGCAAGGCAGCGAGCAAGGCCAGGGCGAACACCTGCAAGCCCTCAATCAACGCGCCGACGCGCTGCAGCAGCGCGAGCAGCAGCTCAGCGCGCAGCTGGCCAGCTTGCCGGCAGCCAGTGAGCTGGAAGACCGCCGGCGCCTTGTGGCGCAATTGCAGGGCGACCAGCAGCGCCTGAGCCAGCGCCTGGAAACCGTGCTCGGCGAAAGCCGCAAGGAGTGGCGCCTGGCCGAGGCCGAGCACCTGTTGCGCCTGGCCACCCTGCGCCTGTCGGCGCTGCAGGACATCACCAGCGCCAAGGCGCTGGTCGAAGGTGCCGATGAGATCCTCCGCGAGCAGAGCGACCCGGGCGCCTTCGCCGCCCGCGAGCAACTGGCCCGCAGCCTGGCGACGCTGTCCAGCACCGAGCAGCCGGATCGCACTGGGCTGTTCCTCAAGCTCGCCGCGCAGCGTGAACTGGTGCAGCAGCTCAGCGCCCAGTCGCCGGAGTTCGACAGCAAAGCCGACGCCATGGGCGCGCTGACCGCCGATGGCGACGGCGCCAGCCGCTGGTCGCAGTGGTGGGCGGAGATCTCCAAGTACTTCCAGATCGAGTTCAATGCCGACGACAACGTCCGCCCGCTGCTGTCCGGGCAGTCGCTCAACCAGCTGCGCCTGGCCCTGAGCCTGACCATCGAGCAGGCGCAATGGGCGGCGCTCAACGGCGAGGCCAAGGTCTATGCCCAGGCCCTGGACGACGCGCGCAGCGTGTTGCTGGCCAACTTCAACCCGGACAACCCGCAAAGCAAGGCGATGCTCGACAGCTTCAACCAGCTGGCCGAACAGCCGGTGTCGGTGGTCACGCCTGACCTGAGCGAGAGCCTGGCCGCGGTGCAGGCCTACATCCAGCGTCGCCACCTACCGGCCGCCGCCGAGGGGGCCAAGCCATGAAGCGAGTGTACCTGCTGGCGGTGCTGGCGATCGTCGTTGCCGCGGCGCTGGGCATCGCGATTGCCAAGCATAGCGGCTACGTGCTGATCGCCTACGGCGGCTTCCGCTATCAGTCCGGGCTGTGGGCGGCGCTCGGCGCGCTGGTTGGCATCATCGTGCTGCTGTTGCTGCTGCGTTACCTGGTCGGCCTGGTGCTGACCTCGTCCGGGGTGGTCAACCCGTGGTCGCGGCGCAACCGCAGCCGCCGTACCCGGATCGCCGTCGAACAAGGCCAGCTGGACCTGGCCGAGGGGCGCTGGGCGAGTGCCCAGCGCCACTTGCAGCGTGCCGCCGAGTCCGACCGCCAGCCACTGCTCTACTACCTCGGTGCCGCTCGCGCCGCCAACGAACTGGGACGGGTGGAGGAGCGTGACAACCTGCTCGAACGCGCCCTGGAGCGCCAGCCCCAGGCGGAGCTCGCCGTTGCCCTGACCCATGCCCAGTTGCAGATGGACCGGGGCGAGAGCGAGGGTGCGCTGGAGGCCCTGCAGGCGATGCAGGAGCGTCACCCGCACAATGCCCAGGTGTTGCGCCTGCTGCAGCGCCTGCACTTGGAGCGCGGTGACTGGCCGGCGTTGATCCGCCTGCTGCCGGACTTGCGCAAGCACAAGGTGCTGCCCGCGGCGGAGCTTGCCGACCTGGAGCAGCGCGCCTGGGGCCAGAACCTGGGCCTGGCGGCGACCCGTGGCGAGGATCCGCAGACGGCGCGCCAGGCGCTCGAGCGCGCCTGGCAACAGCTGACCAATGCTCAGCGTCAAGAGCCGCAACTGGTGTCTGCCTATGCCGAACAGCTGCGTCAGGTCGGTGCCCAGGGCGAGGCCGAGCAGGTGCTTCGCGGCGCGCTCAAGCGCGGCTACGAAAGCCACCTGGCACGCCTGTACGGGCTGGTGCGCGGCGACGATCCGGCGCGCCAGTTGCAGACGGCCGAAGGCTGGCTGAAGGAGCATCCGCAGGACCCGAGCCTGCTGCTCACCCTCGGCCGGCTGAGCCTGCAGAACCGCTTGTGGGGCAAGGCGCGTGATTATCTGGAGAGCAGTCTGCGCATGGAGCGCAATCCGGAAACCTGCGCCGAGCTGGCACGCTTGCTGGCCGGGCTTGGTGAGACCGAGCGCAGCAATCAGCTGTTCCAGGAGGGCCTGGGGCTGCTGGATGAGCGCCTGCTGGCGTTGCCGCTGCCGGAGGGTGTTCGGGCCTGAGGGCTCAGTGGCCACGTGACGTACTGTTGCGCATCGCGGGCATGCCTGCCGGTGCAGGTGCGATGTTTTGCCAGCGGCGTGTTGCATTTTCTGATGAGCGATGACTCAAGACGCGCCCTCTGCGGGGAGGGCGTTGAATCTTCCTTCCTTCGCGTCGGAATATTCCCACGCTCCACAAAAATGATTCTCTAGCCATTCAGCGACTTGTCTGCACTGTAGCGCCTTGATACAAAGCGCTCCTTTCCTCTACCGTTTCAAACCACTTCCTTCATTTTCGGATCACATCTACCCATGTCGCTGGCCTGCTTGCGCAGCTCGTTCCTTCCCGCCTTCCTGGCCGCCGTAGTGGTGCTGGTTGCGTCGTTCCGTCTCGAGAACGTGGTTGGCCTGGATCCCTGCGCGTTGTGTTTCAGCCAGCGCCTGATGCTGGGCTGTTTTGCGCTGACCTGCCTGGTCGCCACGCTACACACCGGCGCCCGCCGCTGGCATGCCCGGCTGGCGCTGCTGTTCGCGTCGGCTGGCGCCTTGCTGGCGGGGCGGCATGTCTGGCTGCAGGCCGAGCCGCTGCCGGTCAGCGGTTGCCACCTGCCCCTGGCGCACCTGGTCGAACGCCCGTGGAGCGAGATTCTGCAGGCGTTCCTGCTGGGCAGCCCGGACTGCGTGTCGGTCAACTGGAGCTTCCTCGATCTGACCCTGCCGGAATGGAGCCTGCTGGCCTTCCTGTTGCTGGCGGCGGTGCCGTTGTCGTGGCTGGTGCTGTATCGATTACGCC
This window of the Pseudomonas mosselii genome carries:
- a CDS encoding uroporphyrinogen-III synthase produces the protein MSPWRLLLTRPEEDCAALAQTLADAGIASASLPLLVIEAIAPAPEQLQRLRAIAEAHAIIVVSKPAARLLLEQLAQAGVTPPFAGWFTVGEATARILQERRLQVAFPAVGDNSEALLALPALREAIAVSAPRVLIVRGVGGRELLAERLAEQGASVDYLELYRRCLPHYPATTLAQRIDGERLNGLVVSSGQGLEHLQRLAGADWPRFSRLPLFVPSPRVAEQARALGAKDIVDCRGASAAALLAAVQRTAAPAP
- a CDS encoding uroporphyrinogen-III C-methyltransferase; amino-acid sequence: MSETVLSNTEQPAAPEAPQSATAKPARRSGNGLALLALLLGAAGVAVGGWSVWQVRQLQGSEQGQGEHLQALNQRADALQQREQQLSAQLASLPAASELEDRRRLVAQLQGDQQRLSQRLETVLGESRKEWRLAEAEHLLRLATLRLSALQDITSAKALVEGADEILREQSDPGAFAAREQLARSLATLSSTEQPDRTGLFLKLAAQRELVQQLSAQSPEFDSKADAMGALTADGDGASRWSQWWAEISKYFQIEFNADDNVRPLLSGQSLNQLRLALSLTIEQAQWAALNGEAKVYAQALDDARSVLLANFNPDNPQSKAMLDSFNQLAEQPVSVVTPDLSESLAAVQAYIQRRHLPAAAEGAKP
- a CDS encoding heme biosynthesis protein HemY, coding for MKRVYLLAVLAIVVAAALGIAIAKHSGYVLIAYGGFRYQSGLWAALGALVGIIVLLLLLRYLVGLVLTSSGVVNPWSRRNRSRRTRIAVEQGQLDLAEGRWASAQRHLQRAAESDRQPLLYYLGAARAANELGRVEERDNLLERALERQPQAELAVALTHAQLQMDRGESEGALEALQAMQERHPHNAQVLRLLQRLHLERGDWPALIRLLPDLRKHKVLPAAELADLEQRAWGQNLGLAATRGEDPQTARQALERAWQQLTNAQRQEPQLVSAYAEQLRQVGAQGEAEQVLRGALKRGYESHLARLYGLVRGDDPARQLQTAEGWLKEHPQDPSLLLTLGRLSLQNRLWGKARDYLESSLRMERNPETCAELARLLAGLGETERSNQLFQEGLGLLDERLLALPLPEGVRA
- a CDS encoding disulfide bond formation protein B, with product MSLACLRSSFLPAFLAAVVVLVASFRLENVVGLDPCALCFSQRLMLGCFALTCLVATLHTGARRWHARLALLFASAGALLAGRHVWLQAEPLPVSGCHLPLAHLVERPWSEILQAFLLGSPDCVSVNWSFLDLTLPEWSLLAFLLLAAVPLSWLVLYRLRQDAAG